The genomic window ACTCAAACTGTGCTCGAGGGTCCACATTTAGTAAAACAATGGCTCGATTCTGGTAGGGCATTTAATAAATTTGTTATGTCTGAAACCCTCTACAATAAAGGAGGTAATGATTTTGAAGGCTACACAATTTCAAATCCAATTGTTCTATCTGATAATTTATTTAAATCACTTAGCGAAGTAGTAACAAACCAAGGAATCCTGCTTCTTATAGATATCCCTACTTACAACATTAATAATCTAAGTATGCAAAATACTATAGTCCTGCTCGACTCAATCCAAGACCCTGGAAATCTAGGAACTCTTTTAAGGACTTGTGTCGCTGTTGGGATTAGTGATGTTGCACTCAATAAGGGGTGTTCGAGTGCTTGGTCTAGTAAGGTTCTACGCTCTGCTCAGGGCTCACATGCCTTTTTAAAGATATATCATCACGTTGATTTAATTGGCTTAATTGAAATATTACAAGCTGGAGGTTATGAAATCATTGCCACGGCATTGGATTTAAGCTCCAAAAACTTATTTGAATTAAATTTAAATAAAAAGATTGCTTGGATATTTGGCAATGAAGGTAACGGCGTTTCATCTGAGATTCTTAGTCTAGGGCTTGAAAAATGCATCATACCGATAAACCAAAATATTGAATCTCTCAATGTAGGGGTAGCGGCCAGCATTTGCCTATATGAGCAATATAGACAGAAAACTAGCCGATAGTTTTAGGGTCTATTTTAAGAATCTGTAAAATTTGAGTTGATATCTCTTCGATTGATTTAGTGGTAGATGAAAGCCAAGAAATATTTTCCATTCTGAGCAGTCGTTCAGCTTCAGCAACTTCATAACGGCACTGCTCGATAGAAGAATATTTGCTGTTGGGGCGTCTTTCACTTCTAATTTCGCATAATCGATCTGGATGTATGGAAAGCCCAAATAATTTATGTCTAAATGGTTGGATTGTTTTAGGAAGTTGACCTCTTTCAAAATCCTCAGGAATTAGTGGAAAGTTAGCTACTTTTAGGGCGTACTGCATGGCCAAGTAAAGGCTAGTAGGCGTTTTACCGCTTCGTGACACACCGACTAATATTACATCTGCCTGCTCTAAGCCATGAACAAACTGTCCGTCATCGTGAGCAAGAGTGAAATTAATGGCTTCAATTCTCTGTCTATAAGCATCAGAGCCCACATTGTGATGCGATAAACCTATGGCAGGTTGAGATTTTACGTTTAAAGATAGCTCAAGAGTATTAACACAGGCAGTAAAAATGTCTAAAAAAATTCCTTTTGAATTTCGGATTTTCTCTACAATTTCCTCTTGAACTAAAGTACTAAAGATAATAGGAGGTGAATCCTTAGTAGCTATCTCATCAATTCTTCTAATAATATCCTCAATTTGAGGTACAGTCTTGATGAAAGGCTCACGAACCATCTTGAAACGGTAATGATGCAGAAACTGGCTTAAAACAGAATTTCCGAATGTCTCAGCAGTAATACCTGTACCATCAGATATAAAAAAAACGGTCTTAATGGGCAAGGTCATCTACTATCCTCGTTGCATTTCATTTAGTAATCAAAAGGTTTACAATATTCTGACATAAATTATAAATAACTATTTAATTCAAGAGGCTTATTTATTTAAAAATTTTTTTACAGATTTTTTAATAAATTGGCTTTTTTTATTATTGGAGAGACCTATGTCTTATGTTATACCTTTTGAGCATCTTCGTATGCAGGATGTAGATATTGTTGGGGGCAAAAACTCCTCGCTCGGTGAGATGATTTCTCAGCTATCTTCAGCTGGTGTTAGGGTGCCAGGTGGCTTTGCCACAACTGCACAAGCTTTTCGGGATTTTTTGAAATATTCAGGACTTGAATCAAAAATTTCAGATAAGTTAAAAGCACTTAATCCAGAGGATGTTCGCGAATTGGCAAGTGCCGGTCAGGAAATCCGTCAGTGGATAATTGAAGCACCCTTTTCAAAAGAATTTGAAAGTGCAATCAGAGAAGAGTTTGCAAAATTAGATTCGGATGGTAATGGAAGTTTTGCAGTTCGCTCTTCTGCTACTGCTGAGGATCTTCCAGATGCATCATTTGCTGGTCAACAAGAAACATATTTAAATGTTGAGGGTATAGACGATGTGCTGGACAAGATTCGCCACGTTTTTGCCTCTCTTTATAACGACAGGGCTATTTCCTATAGGGTTCATAAGGGTTATGAACATGCTGAAGTGGCGTTGTCAGCAGGTATACAAAGAATGGTGAGATCAGATGTAGGTAGTGCAGGTGTAATGTTTACTATGGATACAGAATCTGGTTTCCCTGGGGTTGTATTTATTACATCATCATATGGCTTAGGTGAAACTGTAGTACAAGGTGCTGTAAACCCTGATGAATTCTACGTTTCCAAAGAATCTTTGAATCAAGGAAAATACCCTATCGTTAATAGAAGGATAGGCTCTAAGTTCATAAAAATGGAATTTAATAGCGAGCGTAAACCAGGGGAATCATCAGTAAGGACGGTTGACGTTTCACCAGTTGAACGAAATAGATTCTCATTATCTGATAATGAAGTTATTGAGCTAGCTAAATACGCAATGATTATTGAAAAGCATTACCAAAGACCCATGGATATAGAGTGGGGTAAAGATGGTGTTGATGGTAAGTTATATATTCTTCAAGCGAGACCTGAAACTGTTAAATCGTCTGAGGGGTCAAGCGGTGCTTCTCAGCAAAGGTACAAACTTAAGGCTACTGGTCAGGTAATTTGTTCTGGTAGAGCCATTGGTCAAAAAGTTGGAGTTGGCAAAGTAAAAGTTATTCACGACCTTGATCAAATGGATGAGGTTAAAGAAGGTGATGTACTGGTAACCGATATGACTGACCCAAATTGGGAACCAGTTATGAAGAGAGCTAAGGCCATAGTTACAAATCGTGGCGGTCGAACATGTCACGCAGCGATTATCGCTAGGGAACTTGGAATTCCTGCCGTTGTTGGCACTGGCAATGGGACTGAAGTCCTTCTAAATGATATGCAAGTTACTGTATCGTGTGCCGAAGGAGATGAGGGTAAGATTTATGACGGTTTACTTGAAACTGAAGTTGAGGATGTAGTACGTGGGGACATGCCACAAATTCCTGTAAAAATCATGATGAACGTAGGTAATCCACAGTTAGCCTTTGATTTTGCCCAAATTCCGAATAACGGTGTAGGTTTAGCTAGGTTGGAATTTATTATTAATAACAATATTAACATCCATCCTAAAGCAGTTTTGGATTATCCAAACGTAGATTCTGATTTGAAAAAAGCGGTAGAGTCTGCAGCTAGAGGATATGAAAGCCCAAGAGCCTTTTTTGTGAAAAAGCTAGCTGAAGGAATCGCTACTATTGCCACAGCCTTCTATCCAAAACCAGTAATAGTTCGTATGTCCGACTTTAAATCTAATGAATATCGTAAATTAGTCGGCGGAACTCGTTATGAGCCAGAGGAAGAAAATCCTATGTTGGGTTTTAGAGGTGCTTCACGATACATTGCCGATGATTTCCGTGAATGTTTCAAAATGGAGTGTGAGGCATTAAAACTAGTTCGTGAAGATATGGGGCTAACAAATGTTGAAGTCATGATTCCTTTTGTTAGAACAGTTAAGCAAGCTCAAAGAGTTGTAGAACTTCTTGCTCAAAATGGTTTGAAGAGAGGGGAGAGTGGTCTACGTCTAATTATGATGTGTGAACTTCCTACTAATTCTATTCTTGCTGAGGAATTTTTAGAGTATTTCGACGGGTTCTCAATCGGATCAAATGATATGACTCAGCTAAGTTTAGGTTTAGATAGGGATTCTGGTATGGAACTACTAGCTCAAGATTTTGATGAAAGAGATCCTGCAGTTAAATTCCTACTTGAACGTGCCATTGGAGCATGCGTCAAAGCAAACAAATACATTGGAATTTGTGGTCAGGGACCTTCAGATCATCCAGATTTTGCTAAATGGTTGATGGAAAAAGGTATAAAATCAATTTCTCTCAACCCTGATACTGTAGTCGAAACTTGGCAAAAACTAGGAGAATAATATGATGTGGGTATGGTTTGCCCTGTCTGCTATTTGCTTAATCTTAGAGCTAATGACGGGTGGTTTTTTTCTGTTATTTATCTCTATTGGGTTACTAGCAGCAGGTGTTCTTGCTTTCTTTGAGTTGCATTTATATTGGTCTTTAGGTGCTTTTGCACTTATATCCCTTTCTAGCATTTTCTTTTTAAGAGTGTTTGGTATACGAAAATCACCTGCTAAAAAACCTGCACTAGATAAAAACGTAAATCTTGATATTGGAACTTCGATTTTTGTAAATTCATGGAATGGAAATCGTCGTACACAGGTAAATTATAGGGGTGCTCAATGGCAGGCAATTTTGGCAGATCATATCACTTCTATACCAGAAAATAGCGGTTACTATAAAATAATGGCAATCAATGGTTTAGTTTTAGTTTTAGAACCAGTTGGATTTAAGGTGGAATAAGGGGGAGAGATATATGTCACCATTAGATATATTTTGGATAATTCTGATTGTCCTTGTGATTATTTTAATTTTCAAATCGGTAGCTATTGTTCCTCAACAACATGCTTGGGTTGTAGAGCGATTAGGTAGGTTTGATAGGGTTCTTACACCAGGACCTCAATTTGTTGTGCCACTAATTGAAAAAGTTGCATATAAACATATGCTAAAAGAAATTCCATTAGATGTACCGTCTCAAATTTGTATTACTAGGGATAATACTCAACTTCAAGTAGATGGTGTCTTATATTTCCAAGTAACTGATCCAAAACTTGCTTCTTATGGTTCATCTAACTATATTTCTGCTATTACACAATTAGCTCAAACTACATTACGTTCCGTTATCGGTAAGATGGAACTAGATAAAACTTTTGAGGAACGTGAAGTTATCAATGCGGAAGTGGTTTCAGTATTGGATGAGGCTGCAGCAACTTGGGGAGTAAAAGTACTCCGTTACGAAATTAAAGACTTAACACCTCCAACTGCAATTCTTCAAGCCATGCAACAACAAATCACTGCTGAACGCGACAAAAGGGCTAGAATTGCGGTTTCTGAAGGTGAAAGTAGAGAGAAAGTAAATATTGCAGAGGCTCAAAGAACTGCTGATATTTATAGATCTGAAGGTGAAAAACAAGCCCAAATCAATAAAGCAGAAGCTGAAGCTGAATCGGTTAGAAGAATTGCTGAAGCTACTGCAAAAGCGATTTCAGAAGTTGCTCAAGCAATTAATCAACCTGGTGGACGTGAAGCTGTAAACCTTAAAATAGGTGAACAGTACGTTGATGCTTTTGGAGAACTAGCTAAGAAAGGTAATACTCTAATTTTACCTAGTAATATGGCTGACATGGGTGGTTTAGTTGCTTCTGCTCTTACAATATTGGATACACATAAAAATAATAAAATAAATCCTTAATGAGCATTACCGAAAACAAAAGAGCCCGTCACGATTATTTTATAGAGGATAAGTTCGAGGCGGGCTTAGTGTTAGAAGGCTGGGAAGTCAAAGCCATTAGAGCTGGAAAAGTTCAATTGCATGATACTTACGTTATAGTTAGAGATGGAGAACTTTTCTTGCTTAACATGCACGTAAATCCGCTTTTATCTGCATCTACTCATGTTCATCCTCAAGCATACAGAACAAGAAAACTTCTTATGCATCGTAGAGAAATCAATAAACTAATAGGTAAGGTTGAACAAAGAGGGTATACATTAATCCCCTTAAATCTCCATTACAAAGCAGGAAAGATTAAATTGGATTTTGGTCTTGCAAAAGGTAAAAAAGACCATGACAAGCGCGACACTCTTAAAGAACGAGATTGGCAGCGCCAAAAAGAAAGAATAATGAAAACAAATAGGTTATAAGCAAAATGCCTGTTATTAAAAAATCTGTTTTAGTTCCATATTCTGCGAGTCAAATGTTTGAATTAGTTGATAACGTAAAAGAATATCCAGAATTCATGCCATGGTGTGGTGGTGCCACGGAAATACAAAGAACTGACTCAACACTGATAGCTACAGTTGTTATTAGTATTGCCGGACTAAAACAGTCATTTACTACTAAAAATCTTAATACTCCTCCAACAAAAATCAGTCTAACTCTTGTAGAAGGTCCTTTTTCCGCACTGTCAGGAGAATGGAATTTTAAACCTCTAGCAGAAAACGCCTGTAAGGTCTCATTCGACCTTAAATATGATTTTAAAAGTAAACCCTTAGCATTAATAGTAGGGCCTGTATTTAATACCATTGCAAGCACCTTTATAGATTCTTTTACCAAAAGAGCACAAGCCAAATATGGAGAAGCAAGTCTCTAATCTTATAGTCGTTGAATTTATTTGTTCAAACTCCGACGGCACTATTGAATCTAAAGATCTATTACTAAAACAAGGCACCCTTATGTCCGATGCCCTTGCACATTGCCCCTTTGAAACATCAGGTCGTGGTATTTCTATATTTGGAAAAAAAGTCCCTAAAAATTATGTTCTTCGAGACAAAGATAGAATTGAAATTTGCAGACCCTTAATATTTGACCCAATGATTTCACGTAAGAGAAGGGCAGATATAGCCAAAATGGGCATACTAAAAAAAGAAGCTCAAAAAAGAAGAAAAGTTAAGTTTGACTCAAATTAATCATGTATGGAAGAGGAATCAATTCCAGGTCAGATTGATTATGTAGGCTCTCTAAACTACTTAGCTGTATTTCAGCTAATACATAGTTACCCCCCTCAAAGTGAGAAATATTAATAACACTTCCGAAATCATAAATGTCAGCACCCTCTATAAGAGAATGCTCACTAAACCTCACAGGAAATGCACGTCTTTTAGGCTTGCTCTTGTAATGTAATCTAGCAATAACCTCCTGACCCACATAACACCCTTTATTAAAACTTATTGCATTTATGATATCTAAATTCAAGCTTTGAGCTAAGAATTTTTCATACGTTTTATCAGTAATCCACGGCAAACCGCTAAGAATATCTTGAGTAGCCCATTTCTGGTCTTCATCTTCTCTTTCAACACCCTTATGCTCAATAAGTTTTATTATTAATTTCCTACTAATATTAGCGTTAGGGCTTGGAAATCCTACAGAAAACAAACCAGCACCTTTATCGCAATGCAGTAATGGAAAATGAGGCGTACCTCCGTTGGTTAAGTCGCTTTCAGGTTCATATACCGCCTGAATTGAAGACTCTACTTGTTCTATTAAAACTTTTGCCCTTAAAACAAACATACTTAATCGTTTTTGTAGCAAGGTGGCAATGCTTTTGTGAACCATCATAAAGATTGATTCATCTATATTAGTTTCGTCAACACTATCAGACCACATAACTCCTGTAGCAAGTAATCTTCCTTGATTATTGCAGTAACCAAAAAATTGTGCCTGTCCAGCAGATACTCGATTTATATCCTGTGTAAGTTGACCTTGAAGGAAATTTCGAACATCAGCTCCTGATAGTTTTAATAAAGCAAATTGATTAATCATAAGAATAAAAAAACGATTTTTATTAAGCTTACTTCAATTGGATTTCCTTATCAAATAAGACCCTACATATAAGCTAAAATACTAAGACACCTGTTTATCAAGCCCAACTATGATCAAATTTATATTCAAATTTTTAATTATCCTCTTCCTATTAACAGTTATAATTCTTGGTATAGGAGGTTATTTAGTTTATAAAAATTTGAATAGTCCTTTAGAAGTTAATGGACATAGACAATTAATTGATGTACCCAATGGAAGTAATCTGACACAAGTTGGAGAATTAATTGATAAAGCGACTAACTCTGATGCGTCTAGTGTAATCATAAGAATTTATGCTAAATACAAAGAGCTTCAAAATGCACCTATTAAAGTTCATCCAGGTGCATATGAATTAAATGATGGTCAAACCCTAATCCAAATTTTAGAAGAGATGGATAAGGGCGATAGATATTACAGCTCACTAGTGCTTATTGAGGGATGGAGCCTTAAGCAGATAAAACAAGCCTTTGCATCTAAAGACGATTTAAAACAAAGTATATCCAATCTTACTGATGAAGAAATTCTTAAAAATTTCGGTGCTCCCTCAGAAATCAAATCACTTGAAGGTTTAATTCATCCAAATACATATAAATACACACCAGGAAACCTAGACATTGATATTCTTAGAGTTGCTTATAAGAAAGGTAATGAAATCATGGATAAAGAGTGGGCAAATCGAGCACCTGATTTACCTTTGAAATCACCTTATGAAGCTTTGATTCTTGCTTCAATAATAGAGAAAGAAACTGGTCAGAAATCAGACAGAAGCAAAATCGCTGGAGTATTTATAAATAGATTAAACCACAATATGCTTTTACAAACTGACCCTACGGTTATTTATGGAATGGGGGACAAGTATCAAGGCAAAATTAGAAAAATTGATTTAATGACCGACACTCCTTGGAACACCTATATTCGTAAGGGATTGCCACCGACTCCTATTGCCAGCCCAGGACTCG from Taylorella equigenitalis ATCC 35865 includes these protein-coding regions:
- a CDS encoding TrmH family RNA methyltransferase; this encodes MEIITSKENLYYKNLKKALSNNKCTQTVLEGPHLVKQWLDSGRAFNKFVMSETLYNKGGNDFEGYTISNPIVLSDNLFKSLSEVVTNQGILLLIDIPTYNINNLSMQNTIVLLDSIQDPGNLGTLLRTCVAVGISDVALNKGCSSAWSSKVLRSAQGSHAFLKIYHHVDLIGLIEILQAGGYEIIATALDLSSKNLFELNLNKKIAWIFGNEGNGVSSEILSLGLEKCIIPINQNIESLNVGVAASICLYEQYRQKTSR
- the ppsR gene encoding posphoenolpyruvate synthetase regulatory kinase/phosphorylase PpsR; translation: MTLPIKTVFFISDGTGITAETFGNSVLSQFLHHYRFKMVREPFIKTVPQIEDIIRRIDEIATKDSPPIIFSTLVQEEIVEKIRNSKGIFLDIFTACVNTLELSLNVKSQPAIGLSHHNVGSDAYRQRIEAINFTLAHDDGQFVHGLEQADVILVGVSRSGKTPTSLYLAMQYALKVANFPLIPEDFERGQLPKTIQPFRHKLFGLSIHPDRLCEIRSERRPNSKYSSIEQCRYEVAEAERLLRMENISWLSSTTKSIEEISTQILQILKIDPKTIG
- the ppsA gene encoding phosphoenolpyruvate synthase, whose protein sequence is MSYVIPFEHLRMQDVDIVGGKNSSLGEMISQLSSAGVRVPGGFATTAQAFRDFLKYSGLESKISDKLKALNPEDVRELASAGQEIRQWIIEAPFSKEFESAIREEFAKLDSDGNGSFAVRSSATAEDLPDASFAGQQETYLNVEGIDDVLDKIRHVFASLYNDRAISYRVHKGYEHAEVALSAGIQRMVRSDVGSAGVMFTMDTESGFPGVVFITSSYGLGETVVQGAVNPDEFYVSKESLNQGKYPIVNRRIGSKFIKMEFNSERKPGESSVRTVDVSPVERNRFSLSDNEVIELAKYAMIIEKHYQRPMDIEWGKDGVDGKLYILQARPETVKSSEGSSGASQQRYKLKATGQVICSGRAIGQKVGVGKVKVIHDLDQMDEVKEGDVLVTDMTDPNWEPVMKRAKAIVTNRGGRTCHAAIIARELGIPAVVGTGNGTEVLLNDMQVTVSCAEGDEGKIYDGLLETEVEDVVRGDMPQIPVKIMMNVGNPQLAFDFAQIPNNGVGLARLEFIINNNINIHPKAVLDYPNVDSDLKKAVESAARGYESPRAFFVKKLAEGIATIATAFYPKPVIVRMSDFKSNEYRKLVGGTRYEPEEENPMLGFRGASRYIADDFRECFKMECEALKLVREDMGLTNVEVMIPFVRTVKQAQRVVELLAQNGLKRGESGLRLIMMCELPTNSILAEEFLEYFDGFSIGSNDMTQLSLGLDRDSGMELLAQDFDERDPAVKFLLERAIGACVKANKYIGICGQGPSDHPDFAKWLMEKGIKSISLNPDTVVETWQKLGE
- a CDS encoding NfeD family protein, yielding MMWVWFALSAICLILELMTGGFFLLFISIGLLAAGVLAFFELHLYWSLGAFALISLSSIFFLRVFGIRKSPAKKPALDKNVNLDIGTSIFVNSWNGNRRTQVNYRGAQWQAILADHITSIPENSGYYKIMAINGLVLVLEPVGFKVE
- a CDS encoding SPFH domain-containing protein, whose translation is MSPLDIFWIILIVLVIILIFKSVAIVPQQHAWVVERLGRFDRVLTPGPQFVVPLIEKVAYKHMLKEIPLDVPSQICITRDNTQLQVDGVLYFQVTDPKLASYGSSNYISAITQLAQTTLRSVIGKMELDKTFEEREVINAEVVSVLDEAAATWGVKVLRYEIKDLTPPTAILQAMQQQITAERDKRARIAVSEGESREKVNIAEAQRTADIYRSEGEKQAQINKAEAEAESVRRIAEATAKAISEVAQAINQPGGREAVNLKIGEQYVDAFGELAKKGNTLILPSNMADMGGLVASALTILDTHKNNKINP
- the smpB gene encoding SsrA-binding protein SmpB; this translates as MSITENKRARHDYFIEDKFEAGLVLEGWEVKAIRAGKVQLHDTYVIVRDGELFLLNMHVNPLLSASTHVHPQAYRTRKLLMHRREINKLIGKVEQRGYTLIPLNLHYKAGKIKLDFGLAKGKKDHDKRDTLKERDWQRQKERIMKTNRL
- a CDS encoding type II toxin-antitoxin system RatA family toxin, translating into MPVIKKSVLVPYSASQMFELVDNVKEYPEFMPWCGGATEIQRTDSTLIATVVISIAGLKQSFTTKNLNTPPTKISLTLVEGPFSALSGEWNFKPLAENACKVSFDLKYDFKSKPLALIVGPVFNTIASTFIDSFTKRAQAKYGEASL
- a CDS encoding RnfH family protein, which produces MEKQVSNLIVVEFICSNSDGTIESKDLLLKQGTLMSDALAHCPFETSGRGISIFGKKVPKNYVLRDKDRIEICRPLIFDPMISRKRRADIAKMGILKKEAQKRRKVKFDSN
- the ygfZ gene encoding CAF17-like 4Fe-4S cluster assembly/insertion protein YgfZ; translation: MINQFALLKLSGADVRNFLQGQLTQDINRVSAGQAQFFGYCNNQGRLLATGVMWSDSVDETNIDESIFMMVHKSIATLLQKRLSMFVLRAKVLIEQVESSIQAVYEPESDLTNGGTPHFPLLHCDKGAGLFSVGFPSPNANISRKLIIKLIEHKGVEREDEDQKWATQDILSGLPWITDKTYEKFLAQSLNLDIINAISFNKGCYVGQEVIARLHYKSKPKRRAFPVRFSEHSLIEGADIYDFGSVINISHFEGGNYVLAEIQLSSLESLHNQSDLELIPLPYMINLSQT
- the mltG gene encoding endolytic transglycosylase MltG, translating into MIKFIFKFLIILFLLTVIILGIGGYLVYKNLNSPLEVNGHRQLIDVPNGSNLTQVGELIDKATNSDASSVIIRIYAKYKELQNAPIKVHPGAYELNDGQTLIQILEEMDKGDRYYSSLVLIEGWSLKQIKQAFASKDDLKQSISNLTDEEILKNFGAPSEIKSLEGLIHPNTYKYTPGNLDIDILRVAYKKGNEIMDKEWANRAPDLPLKSPYEALILASIIEKETGQKSDRSKIAGVFINRLNHNMLLQTDPTVIYGMGDKYQGKIRKIDLMTDTPWNTYIRKGLPPTPIASPGLESIRAALHPERHDYLYFVSKGDGTSAFAKTLSEHNANVNKYILKKN